In a genomic window of Pelodiscus sinensis isolate JC-2024 chromosome 32, ASM4963464v1, whole genome shotgun sequence:
- the LOC106731280 gene encoding uncharacterized protein LOC106731280 isoform X3, whose amino-acid sequence MDLTSMNVSSSFLNPVKILVFTTSSGKEFHRLRRHVESSLQSARGRGRAMAGMEPAQMRVTFEEVAVYFTQGQGALLGPAQRALYRDVMQEIYEMVTSLGFPVPKPELVARLERGEEPWVSDLQAIGESESLRGTHTAGDRTGREIKENQQQEGPWKVEPQEMFLNLEQRNPWEDGHRSELGNYPRKKRDEAIPCGEGCKNPKETTVQQPSHNEEKLYKCLDCGQNFPEKSHFITHQRLHTEGRPYQCLECAKEFIKRSQLMAHQRTHTREKPYKCLECGKSFSKNSYLLIHQRVHTGERPYKCLECGKSFIQSSHLIEHQRTHTGERLHKCLVCGKTFSQRSCLTKHGIIHTGERPFKCPVCGKSFNLKSALNTHQKTHTGEKPYKCLDCGKTFRQRSNLTKHGRIHTGERPYKCTECGKSFNEKSQLMAHQRTHTGEKPYKCLDCGKNFSRISNLISHRRLHTGVRCYKCRECGKSFIQSSNLIAHERTHREERPYKCLQCGKSFRKNSSLFQHGRIHTGERPYQCLDCGKGFIQRSSLTKHGRIHTGEKPYKCPECEKSFSQSSNLIAHRRTHTGERPYKCLECGKTFNQRSCLTEHERIHTGERPYKCLECGKTFNQRSCLIQHGRIHTGERPFKCPECGKCFNMKSALNIHQKTHTGDKPHKCLVCGKTFNQRSYLTKHGKIHRGE is encoded by the exons ATgcgggtgaccttcgaggaggtggctgtgtatttcacccaggggcagggggcgctgctgggccccgctcagagagccctctacagggacgtcatgcaggagaTCTATGAGATGGTGACTTCGCTTG GATTCCccgttcccaaacctgagctggtCGCCCGGCTGGAACGAGGGGAAGAGCCATGGGTCTCGGATCTCCAGGCCATCGGGGAAAGCGAGAGCCTGCGAGGCACCCACACAG CAGGTGATAGGACAGGGAGAGAGATCAAGGAGAATCAGCAGCAGGAAGGCCCTTGGAAAGTGGAACCGCAGGAGATGTTTTTGAACTTGGAACAGAGAAATCCCTGGGAAGATGGACACAGGTCAGAGCTAGGAAATTATCCCAGAAAGAAACGGGATGAAGCCATTCCATGTGGCGAAGGATGCAAGAATCCCAAAGAAACCACAGTCCAGCAGCCAAGTCACAATGAAGAGAAACTATACAAATGCCTTGACTGTGGGCAAAACTTTCCGGAGAAGTCACACTTTATTACTCATCAGAGGCTGCACACAGAAGGGAGACCCTATCAATGCCTGGAGTGTGCAAAAGAATTTATCAAGAGGTCACAGCTGATGGCACATCAGAGAACTCACACTAGAGAGAAGCCCTACAAATGCTTAgagtgcgggaaaagcttcagcaaGAATTCATATCTTCTTATACACCAGagagtgcatacaggagagagGCCCTATAAATgccttgagtgtgggaaaagttttatacagagctCACACCTTATTGAACACCAGcggacccacacaggagaaagaCTGCATAAATGCCTTGTGTGTGGGAAAACTTTCAGTCAGCGCTCCTGCCTCACGAAACATGGGATAATTCACACTGGAGAAAGACCCTTTAAATGCCCtgtgtgtgggaaaagtttcaattTGAAATCAGCCCTTAATACACATCAGaagacccacacaggagagaaaccctataAATGCTTAGACTGTGGGAAAACTTTCAGGCAGCGCTCAAATCTTACTAAACatgggagaatccacacaggggagagaccatataaatgcacagagtgtgggaaaagttttaatGAAAAGTCACAATTGATGGCgcatcagagaacccacacaggagagaagccctatAAATGCTTAGACTGCGGGAAAAATTTTAGTCGCATCTCAAACCTTATTTCTCATCGAAGACTACACACAGGAGTGAGATGCTATAAATGTCGTGAATGTGGGAAAAGTTTTATACAAAGTTCAAACCTCATTgcacatgagagaacccacagaGAAGAGAGACCCTATAAATGTCTTCAGTGCGGGAAAAGTTTCAGGAAAAATTCGTCCCTTTTTCAACATGGgcgaatccacacaggagaaagaCCCTATCAGTGCCTTGACTGCGGGAAAGGTTTTATCCAACGTTCATCCCTTACTAAACatgggagaatccacacaggagaaaaaccTTATAAATGCCCCGAGTGTGAGAAAAGTTTTAGCCAGAGCTCAAATCTTATTGCACATCGgcgaacccacacaggagaaagaCCCTATAAATGCCTGGAGTGTGGAAAAACTTTTAATCAGCGCTCTTGCCTTACTGAAcatgagagaatccacacaggagaaagaCCCTATAAATGCCTGGAGTGTGGGAAAACTTTTAATCAGCGGTCTTGCCTTATTCAACATGGGAGaattcacacaggagagagaccctttaAGTGCCCGGAGTGTGGGAAATGTTTCAATATGAAGTCAGCCCTTAACATACATCAGAAAACCCACACAGGAGACAAACCCCATAAATGCTTGGTCTGTGGGAAAACTTTCAATCAGCGCTCCTATCTTACTAAACATGGGAAAATTCACAGAGGAGAATGA